From a region of the Neobacillus niacini genome:
- a CDS encoding endo-1,4-beta-xylanase gives MVQTNEFAHRMASKTIKLVDAAGYPVTGKEVSLNLTNHKFLFGCGIFDAIEVANKNVPADRLAFLEDKLDKFLDVFNSATLPFYWGTFEPEKGKPRTNELKAAAQWLRERNVTVKGHPLCWHTVTAPWLLDMSNEEILKAQFARIEREVSDFKGLIDMWDVINEVVIMPIFDKYDNGITRISKDLGRVGIIKEMFAKTREFNHGATLLLNDFNTSINYEILIDGCLQAGISIDAIGIQSHQHQGYWGREKLEEVLDRFSHFGLPLHFTENTLTSGHLMPSDIEDLNDYQIPEWPSTPEFEERQAKEVEEMYSILFKHPQVEAITTWSFSDDGAWLGAPAGFVRKDNSPKPAYEVLKKLIKGDWSTNVKCKTDDNGMVSFEGFLGDYDLVCGDKKVSFKLDKVAETVQITI, from the coding sequence ATGGTACAAACAAATGAATTTGCACACCGAATGGCGAGCAAGACCATCAAACTTGTCGATGCAGCAGGATATCCAGTTACAGGAAAGGAAGTATCACTTAATCTGACAAATCATAAGTTCTTATTTGGCTGCGGTATTTTCGATGCAATCGAAGTAGCAAACAAAAATGTACCAGCAGACAGACTTGCATTTTTAGAAGATAAACTGGATAAATTCTTAGATGTATTTAACTCTGCAACACTGCCTTTCTATTGGGGAACCTTCGAGCCTGAAAAAGGAAAACCACGTACAAATGAATTAAAGGCTGCAGCTCAATGGTTAAGAGAAAGAAATGTAACTGTGAAAGGACATCCTCTTTGCTGGCACACCGTCACGGCTCCATGGCTTTTAGATATGAGTAATGAAGAGATTCTGAAAGCACAGTTTGCTAGAATTGAACGAGAAGTATCAGATTTCAAAGGATTAATCGATATGTGGGATGTGATCAACGAAGTTGTGATTATGCCAATCTTTGATAAATATGACAATGGTATCACAAGAATCTCTAAAGACCTTGGTCGTGTTGGCATTATAAAAGAAATGTTTGCAAAAACGCGTGAATTTAATCATGGTGCAACACTATTATTAAATGACTTTAATACTTCTATTAACTATGAAATCTTAATTGATGGATGCCTGCAGGCTGGTATTTCCATTGATGCGATTGGCATTCAGTCACATCAGCATCAGGGATATTGGGGACGTGAGAAATTAGAAGAAGTACTAGACCGTTTCTCCCACTTTGGTCTTCCCCTGCACTTTACAGAAAATACATTGACATCCGGACATCTTATGCCTTCTGATATAGAAGACCTAAATGACTATCAGATTCCTGAATGGCCATCTACACCAGAGTTTGAAGAACGACAGGCAAAAGAAGTGGAAGAAATGTATTCGATTCTGTTTAAACATCCTCAGGTAGAAGCCATTACAACCTGGTCCTTCAGTGATGATGGTGCCTGGCTTGGTGCTCCAGCTGGATTTGTCCGAAAAGATAATAGCCCAAAACCAGCTTATGAAGTATTGAAGAAACTGATTAAAGGTGACTGGTCCACAAATGTGAAATGTAAGACAGATGACAATGGAATGGTTTCATTTGAAGGATTCCTAGGTGATTATGATCTTGTTTGTGGAGATAAGAAAGTCAGCTTTAAACTAGACAAAGTAGCTGAAACCGTACAGATTACAATCTAA
- the nikD gene encoding nickel import ATP-binding protein NikD — MGTEQSNVLQVSDLHVQVKTKHGATTLVADINLELKRGKVLGIVGESGCGKTVTSMSILQLLNRKTTTIKGSIELLGRELNGLGEKEMREIRGKDIAFIMQNPMNAFTPVFTIGHQFIETIRSHTKWNKKQATELAIEAMHNVNLPDPVKLLKNYPFQLSGGMLQRVMIAIAACLHPAVIIADEPTTALDVNNQKKVLYHLDKIRSEYGSAILLISHDLGVISEMADEVAVMQNGRIVEKADVFQLFDQPQHEYTKKLLNARSTLHSDESVIHLA; from the coding sequence TTGGGTACAGAACAGTCGAATGTGTTACAAGTAAGCGATTTACACGTACAGGTAAAAACAAAACATGGTGCTACCACACTTGTTGCGGATATCAATTTAGAACTAAAGCGTGGGAAGGTACTTGGGATTGTCGGGGAAAGTGGATGCGGTAAAACTGTTACGAGTATGTCGATACTTCAGCTTCTCAATCGGAAAACGACCACGATTAAAGGCAGTATCGAATTACTTGGACGTGAATTGAATGGTTTAGGTGAGAAAGAAATGCGTGAGATCCGTGGCAAGGATATCGCCTTTATTATGCAAAATCCGATGAATGCTTTTACGCCTGTTTTTACGATTGGTCATCAATTTATTGAAACCATACGTTCACACACAAAATGGAATAAAAAACAAGCAACAGAGCTGGCGATTGAGGCAATGCATAATGTCAATTTACCAGATCCTGTTAAACTATTAAAAAACTATCCTTTTCAATTGAGCGGCGGTATGCTTCAACGGGTCATGATTGCCATTGCAGCATGCTTACATCCAGCAGTTATTATTGCCGATGAACCAACAACTGCACTTGATGTAAATAATCAAAAGAAAGTGCTGTACCACCTAGATAAAATTCGCTCTGAATATGGATCTGCCATATTATTAATCTCCCATGATCTTGGGGTCATTTCCGAAATGGCAGATGAAGTTGCTGTTATGCAGAATGGCCGAATCGTAGAAAAAGCGGATGTGTTCCAACTATTTGATCAGCCCCAGCATGAGTATACAAAAAAACTATTAAATGCACGCTCAACATTACATTCAGATGAATCTGTCATTCATTTGGCTTGA
- a CDS encoding thermonuclease family protein, with product MKKFTLVEIIDGDTIKVNLNGKIETVRYLLMDTPESKNPKKCVQLYAKEAFLRNSKLVKSGMVTLEFEGENTRDAYRRLLAYVFVDGESIQGTLLREGVRTCGVYHESTL from the coding sequence TTGAAGAAATTTACGTTAGTCGAAATCATCGATGGAGATACCATTAAAGTGAATCTTAACGGAAAAATCGAAACGGTACGCTATTTGTTGATGGATACACCGGAATCAAAAAATCCAAAAAAATGTGTCCAGCTCTATGCAAAGGAAGCGTTCTTACGGAATAGCAAGCTGGTTAAAAGCGGAATGGTAACCTTGGAGTTTGAAGGGGAAAACACAAGAGATGCCTACCGACGACTGTTAGCCTATGTTTTTGTCGATGGAGAATCGATTCAAGGCACACTGCTAAGAGAGGGGGTACGCACGTGTGGCGTATATCATGAATCCACCCTATAA
- a CDS encoding MATE family efflux transporter — protein sequence MNHRAYLALAIPLTISTMTTPLLGAVDTAVVGQLPDSAYIGGVAVGTLIFNTLYWVFGFLRVSTSAFAAQASGASDPAQGILSLARPFLLAVVVGVCFILLQWPIEYGALILFSSDSDVTKFAAEYFRIRIWGAPFTLMNYVILGWLMGMAKIKESLLLQVLMNVLNMILAILFVHVFTFAVKGVAAAALIAEVTAFILGLLIIMKASPFKWRLPSFQELVDTQSMKKMFNVNKDLFIRTICLLVVINMFTAKGASFGTDLLAANAVLFQIHYIMAYFFEGFANATSILVGKAVGASDKELYKKTLTLSKQWSVITAVVIASVYGLFQEQIISLFTNLPRVLELSTTYGTWLILYPFAACFGLVIYGAFTGATEIAPVRNSMFYAMIVYILIQITATPIWHNHGLWLAFIVYTIGRSGFLVMYTPRLNKKMLYVMKGI from the coding sequence ATGAATCATCGTGCGTACCTAGCATTGGCGATTCCCCTGACGATTTCGACCATGACAACGCCCTTGTTAGGTGCTGTAGATACAGCCGTTGTGGGGCAGCTTCCCGATTCGGCATATATTGGAGGAGTTGCAGTAGGGACTCTTATATTTAATACTTTGTATTGGGTATTCGGGTTTTTACGGGTTAGCACATCTGCTTTTGCTGCACAAGCGAGCGGGGCAAGTGATCCTGCTCAAGGAATACTTTCTTTAGCTCGTCCATTCCTTTTAGCTGTTGTAGTTGGGGTGTGTTTTATTCTCTTGCAATGGCCGATTGAATATGGTGCGTTAATCTTGTTTTCCTCAGATTCTGATGTCACTAAGTTTGCGGCTGAATATTTTCGAATTAGAATTTGGGGAGCACCCTTTACATTGATGAATTATGTTATCCTCGGCTGGTTAATGGGGATGGCTAAGATTAAAGAATCATTATTATTACAAGTATTAATGAATGTTTTGAATATGATTTTGGCCATTCTTTTTGTCCATGTATTTACATTTGCTGTCAAAGGGGTAGCTGCTGCTGCTTTGATTGCTGAAGTGACAGCCTTTATATTGGGGTTACTCATTATTATGAAAGCATCTCCATTTAAATGGAGATTACCATCCTTTCAAGAACTAGTAGACACACAGTCTATGAAAAAGATGTTTAACGTTAACAAGGATTTGTTCATTCGAACGATTTGTTTATTAGTCGTTATTAATATGTTTACAGCAAAAGGTGCTTCCTTTGGTACAGACTTACTTGCTGCAAATGCTGTGCTTTTTCAAATACATTATATCATGGCTTATTTCTTCGAGGGGTTCGCCAATGCCACGAGTATTCTCGTCGGCAAAGCGGTAGGAGCAAGCGACAAGGAATTATATAAAAAAACACTTACATTATCAAAGCAATGGTCAGTGATTACAGCTGTTGTAATAGCGAGTGTATATGGATTATTTCAAGAACAAATCATCTCTCTTTTTACCAATCTACCACGTGTACTTGAACTTTCAACGACGTATGGAACATGGCTTATCCTTTACCCGTTTGCTGCGTGTTTTGGCCTTGTCATATATGGTGCCTTCACCGGAGCAACAGAAATAGCTCCCGTTCGCAACTCCATGTTTTACGCAATGATTGTCTATATCCTTATACAAATTACGGCAACACCTATCTGGCATAATCATGGCTTATGGCTGGCTTTCATTGTTTACACGATTGGGCGATCTGGATTCCTAGTCATGTATACTCCTAGATTAAATAAAAAAATGTTATATGTAATGAAAGGAATCTGA
- the nikE gene encoding nickel import ATP-binding protein NikE, with amino-acid sequence MSLLQINEVTHSYGSRTVFNWKDRSKNILSDISLSIEEGTCLGLLGSSGAGKSTLGRVILGLERPQYGQVLFQGHDIYTADKQIRQKIRRDLQAVFQDSYSSVNPRMTAERIIAEPLENYEKLTVAEQKRTVIELLERVGLSEADLKKYPNQFSGGQLQRINIARAISLKPKLIVLDESVSSLDMVTQTLILELLKELKANFGLSYLFITHDIKAAYTISDRLGVLEKGKLVELYDEKKQFFTSEHPVANELRDSMLAEHPRFRSVRRA; translated from the coding sequence GTGAGTTTATTACAAATAAATGAAGTAACTCATAGCTATGGATCCCGAACGGTTTTCAACTGGAAAGACCGCTCAAAAAATATACTTTCCGACATTTCTCTCTCTATTGAGGAAGGTACCTGTTTAGGATTGCTTGGTTCGAGTGGTGCCGGTAAAAGTACCTTAGGAAGAGTGATTCTTGGTCTGGAACGACCGCAATATGGACAGGTTTTGTTTCAAGGGCATGATATTTATACCGCAGATAAGCAAATCCGTCAAAAAATTCGTCGTGATCTTCAGGCTGTCTTTCAGGACTCATACTCATCGGTCAATCCTCGAATGACGGCCGAACGAATTATTGCAGAGCCGCTAGAAAACTATGAAAAGCTAACCGTTGCTGAGCAAAAACGAACCGTTATTGAATTATTAGAAAGAGTAGGGTTAAGTGAAGCGGACTTAAAAAAATATCCAAATCAATTTAGCGGTGGTCAATTGCAAAGGATTAATATTGCAAGAGCCATCTCATTAAAGCCGAAGCTGATAGTCCTAGACGAATCTGTCAGTAGTCTAGATATGGTGACTCAAACCCTAATTTTAGAATTACTGAAGGAGTTAAAAGCAAACTTCGGATTATCCTATCTCTTTATTACGCATGATATTAAAGCTGCCTATACAATTAGTGATCGATTAGGTGTACTAGAAAAAGGAAAATTGGTCGAGCTTTACGATGAAAAGAAACAGTTTTTTACTTCAGAACATCCTGTAGCAAATGAGTTGAGAGATTCAATGCTGGCAGAGCACCCACGTTTTCGTTCGGTTAGACGCGCTTAA
- the nikA gene encoding nickel ABC transporter substrate-binding protein, which yields MFYTISRRNILLTSIFIFLLSSMLLGCTNASDEASTSKDDNENMLTIAWPRDVGAMNPHVYNPSQLFAQSMVYEPLVSYGTGGELKPNLAESWEISTDGKVYTFHLRQNVKFSDGTSFNADIVKKNFDTVLNHMELHSWLGFLSKIASTEVIDEFTFKMTLTEAYYPTIQELAVVRPVRMLGEAGFPADGDTSKGVEKAVGSGPWILDEYKQDEYAIFTRNENYWGELPKVEKIKVKVIPDAETRVLAFEKGELDLIYGEGVISLDAFKQLESTGKYETTISDPVATRQLVLNTTRETLSDERVRQALHYGFNKEAMVKGITSGLEESADFILPTNLPYTSDIDVESIDYDVKKAEALLDEAGWILPKGKSVREKDGKPLEVEMMYDSAESIQKAMAETLQSEWAAIGVKLNIVGVELAVQVQRFKDNEFEINFFSNYGAPYDPHTFINIVAKEGFGFNEAISAYPNKAEILKQIALIPQTTDEAERQQLYTSVLTSLQDQGAILPISYIKKTAIYQKDVTNFNFSANRDENPFTGISIK from the coding sequence ATGTTTTATACGATAAGTCGTCGGAATATTTTATTAACATCTATCTTTATTTTCTTATTATCATCAATGTTACTTGGGTGTACAAATGCTAGTGATGAAGCTTCAACGTCTAAGGACGATAATGAAAACATGCTCACAATCGCATGGCCGAGGGATGTTGGCGCAATGAATCCACATGTTTACAATCCTTCACAATTATTTGCTCAGTCAATGGTGTATGAACCGTTGGTAAGCTACGGGACAGGCGGAGAGCTAAAACCGAATCTAGCAGAGTCTTGGGAAATTTCAACCGACGGAAAAGTATATACCTTCCATTTACGTCAAAATGTGAAATTTTCCGATGGAACAAGCTTTAATGCAGATATAGTGAAAAAGAATTTTGATACAGTATTGAATCATATGGAATTACATAGTTGGTTAGGATTTCTTTCGAAAATAGCTAGTACGGAGGTAATCGACGAATTTACGTTTAAAATGACATTAACGGAAGCCTATTATCCAACCATTCAGGAGTTAGCTGTTGTTCGACCAGTTCGTATGTTAGGTGAAGCGGGATTCCCTGCAGATGGTGATACCTCCAAAGGTGTCGAAAAAGCGGTTGGTTCTGGTCCTTGGATTTTGGATGAGTATAAACAAGATGAATATGCAATTTTCACACGAAATGAAAATTATTGGGGTGAGCTTCCAAAAGTAGAAAAAATTAAAGTGAAAGTCATTCCTGATGCGGAAACGAGAGTACTAGCGTTTGAAAAAGGTGAGCTGGACTTAATTTATGGAGAAGGTGTGATCAGTTTAGACGCTTTCAAACAATTGGAATCTACTGGTAAATATGAAACTACCATTTCTGATCCAGTTGCTACGAGGCAGCTTGTTTTAAATACAACGAGAGAAACGCTTTCCGATGAACGTGTTCGCCAAGCATTACATTATGGATTTAATAAGGAAGCAATGGTAAAAGGAATCACTTCTGGACTAGAAGAATCAGCAGATTTTATTCTACCGACAAACTTGCCTTACACTTCCGATATTGATGTTGAGTCCATTGACTATGATGTTAAAAAAGCAGAAGCGTTATTAGACGAAGCGGGCTGGATACTTCCTAAGGGGAAAAGTGTTCGTGAAAAAGATGGAAAGCCGCTTGAAGTAGAGATGATGTACGATTCAGCTGAATCTATTCAAAAAGCAATGGCAGAAACCCTCCAATCAGAATGGGCAGCCATTGGTGTAAAATTAAATATTGTTGGAGTGGAGCTTGCCGTTCAAGTTCAAAGATTTAAAGATAATGAATTTGAGATTAATTTCTTTAGTAACTATGGTGCTCCATATGATCCGCATACATTTATTAACATAGTGGCAAAAGAAGGCTTTGGATTTAATGAAGCCATTTCAGCTTATCCGAACAAAGCGGAAATACTCAAACAAATCGCACTGATTCCGCAGACAACAGACGAAGCAGAACGTCAACAGCTTTACACATCTGTTTTAACATCACTGCAAGATCAGGGAGCCATTCTTCCTATCTCTTATATTAAGAAAACAGCAATTTATCAAAAAGATGTCACGAACTTCAATTTCTCTGCGAATCGTGACGAAAATCCATTCACAGGAATTAGCATCAAGTAG
- a CDS encoding ECF transporter S component has translation MNSLFAPTESTKTKTIVINSLFIALTLVATMFINIKLPIMGNGGLIHLGNVPLFIAAIVYGKKTGAVAGAFGMGLFDLLSGWALWAPFTFIIVGAMGYVVGLISEKVPGKRMFVNTLAVATALIIKVVGYYFTEVLLYGNWIQPFGSIPGNIMQVAIAGIIVIPLVGRLKKRA, from the coding sequence ATGAATTCACTATTCGCACCGACAGAATCAACGAAAACAAAAACAATCGTCATCAATTCTCTTTTCATCGCATTAACCCTTGTAGCTACGATGTTCATCAACATTAAGCTCCCAATCATGGGGAACGGAGGACTCATCCATCTCGGTAACGTACCTCTTTTTATAGCAGCCATTGTTTACGGTAAAAAAACAGGGGCAGTAGCAGGTGCGTTCGGTATGGGCTTATTCGATCTTCTCTCTGGCTGGGCACTTTGGGCACCATTTACTTTTATCATTGTAGGCGCAATGGGCTACGTAGTCGGACTTATCTCCGAAAAAGTACCGGGGAAAAGGATGTTTGTTAACACGTTAGCCGTTGCTACTGCACTCATTATTAAAGTGGTTGGCTATTATTTTACAGAAGTGCTCCTTTATGGCAACTGGATACAGCCATTCGGTTCCATCCCTGGAAACATCATGCAGGTCGCGATTGCTGGTATAATCGTAATACCTCTTGTAGGACGCTTAAAGAAAAGAGCTTGA
- the nikB gene encoding nickel ABC transporter permease subunit NikB, protein MGTYIIKRIMSIIPVFLLAALLTTGMIHLSPVDPAEAYLTAAHIEQTDEILAQKRHEFGLDQPFFMQYVNTIMKICQLDFGISYVSNKPVWDEVIYRIPATLQLALGSLFLAVLVSVPLGFFAGVKKNSAIDHFSRLLSFFGASIPSFWLGYILIFFFSVKLDHFPVEGIGTWQHLVLPSVTLALPLIAMYTRLLRTSILENLQEPYVLFARTRGIQEKTIMAKHILRLAISPMITGLGMNLGKLLTGTIIVETVFSWPGFGRYFIEAIFNRDIPIIQCYVLIAASLFILSNLLVDLIQMYIDPRISRKEGQQR, encoded by the coding sequence ATGGGCACTTATATAATAAAACGAATAATGTCCATTATCCCGGTTTTTCTTTTGGCCGCACTTCTAACGACTGGGATGATTCACCTTTCACCAGTGGATCCGGCCGAGGCTTATTTAACAGCAGCTCATATTGAACAGACTGATGAAATTTTGGCCCAGAAAAGACATGAGTTTGGTTTAGATCAACCATTCTTTATGCAATATGTAAACACTATTATGAAGATATGCCAACTTGATTTTGGCATATCTTATGTTTCGAATAAGCCTGTTTGGGACGAGGTTATATACCGAATACCAGCGACCCTCCAGTTAGCTCTTGGGAGTTTATTCCTAGCAGTGCTCGTCAGTGTCCCTCTTGGTTTTTTTGCAGGAGTAAAGAAAAACAGTGCGATTGATCATTTTAGTCGATTACTCTCCTTTTTCGGGGCATCTATTCCTTCTTTTTGGCTGGGTTATATATTGATTTTTTTCTTTTCTGTCAAATTGGATCATTTCCCGGTCGAGGGGATTGGAACATGGCAGCATCTTGTTCTGCCTTCCGTTACACTCGCGCTTCCTTTGATTGCGATGTACACAAGATTATTGCGTACAAGCATTCTTGAGAACTTACAAGAGCCTTATGTGCTATTCGCGAGGACAAGGGGGATTCAAGAAAAAACGATTATGGCCAAGCATATCTTAAGGCTTGCGATTTCCCCAATGATTACTGGTCTGGGGATGAATCTTGGGAAACTTCTGACTGGAACGATTATCGTGGAGACCGTTTTTTCTTGGCCTGGGTTTGGCCGTTATTTTATTGAAGCGATTTTTAATCGGGACATACCTATCATTCAATGCTATGTACTGATAGCCGCTAGTCTATTTATCCTTAGCAACCTATTGGTGGATCTGATTCAAATGTATATTGACCCGCGCATATCTAGGAAGGAAGGGCAACAACGATGA
- the nikC gene encoding nickel ABC transporter permease subunit NikC — translation MITSIRRIFISQKVIPICSVILGILFIITMLAPWIAPNDPIAVNLAFKLQPPSWEFPLGTDHLGRCNLSRLLYGGRISLGFAMLIFISSLTIGLMIGTFSGYKGGFVDQVLMRFCDGVMAFPSLILILGLVGIFGPGLPQVILALMLVQWVYYARMFRGMVLSLKEQNFIAAAKISGSSQWKIIRNHIVPNVLPPLVVMGTLEMGWAIMDISAMSFLGLGVQPPTPEWGAMIHEGKSYIRTNPELMLYPGLMIMLVIVTFNLLGEALSERYGVKRRS, via the coding sequence ATGATAACCAGTATACGCAGGATCTTTATAAGTCAAAAAGTGATTCCGATATGTTCCGTTATATTAGGAATTCTTTTCATCATTACGATGTTGGCTCCCTGGATTGCTCCCAATGATCCGATTGCGGTCAATTTAGCTTTTAAACTACAGCCGCCTTCCTGGGAATTCCCATTAGGAACTGATCATTTGGGAAGATGTAACTTATCACGCCTTTTATATGGGGGAAGAATATCTTTAGGTTTCGCTATGCTTATTTTCATTTCATCTTTAACGATTGGTTTAATGATTGGAACCTTTTCCGGATATAAGGGCGGCTTTGTGGATCAGGTTTTGATGAGATTTTGTGATGGTGTGATGGCTTTTCCTAGTCTTATCCTTATACTTGGACTGGTTGGTATTTTCGGTCCTGGGCTACCGCAGGTCATTTTAGCGCTGATGCTTGTGCAATGGGTCTATTATGCGAGAATGTTCCGAGGAATGGTTCTTAGTCTGAAAGAACAGAACTTTATTGCTGCTGCGAAAATAAGCGGCTCGTCTCAATGGAAGATTATTAGAAATCATATTGTCCCAAATGTACTTCCTCCGCTAGTCGTCATGGGCACATTAGAAATGGGTTGGGCCATTATGGATATATCCGCCATGTCGTTTCTAGGATTAGGAGTACAACCGCCTACTCCTGAATGGGGAGCGATGATCCACGAAGGAAAGTCGTATATTCGGACGAATCCAGAATTAATGCTTTATCCAGGTCTTATGATTATGCTCGTGATTGTGACATTCAATTTATTGGGCGAAGCGTTATCCGAACGTTACGGTGTTAAACGTCGATCTTAA